Sequence from the Paenibacillus tundrae genome:
CAGATTCGTTGTCCCTCTTCTGCAAAAGGCACAAAAAAGAAGCCATGGACAGAATGCCCATGACTTCTTCATCACCATAATGGAAAACAGTTGCAGCTTGAAGAAGCTACGACTCTAGTTTCCATCGCTAAATTAGCGGAGAACAGCCTATCCGTACCGAGTCATTCTGACTCTTCACAGATACGCTCCTTCTCCTATGTTGCCCGTATGAGGCCGATGAGACAATGAGCTGCATATGCAATTGTGTGTGTGCTGTGTTGTGATTTCTGTTGCGTGTAGTTCCAATTGTAGACCAGCGTCATGACTCGCGACCTCCCTTCGTAAATGATATATACAATATTAAGCGGATTTCTTTCCGTGTGTCAACCCTATTCTTGGAAATTAAAATAAGCTCTGCTATCTGCTACCCTAAAGAATCTCATAGCTCGTCAACATGATGCATAACAAAAAGGCAAGACCCGCTGTAAGCGAATCTTGCCTTTGTCCTATCCAGTTCACCTGTTATTTCAAGCAAACTTAAGCTTACTTTCCTGCTTGCTGCTCCAACTCTTCGACCGGATTTTCGTTCTCTTTTTCCGGTACTTTGGAAGAGAAGAACCAGCCGCAAACGGCAATGGCAATCAGGACAATATAGAATCCGAATTTCCAAATTTTATTTTCTGGAAAATGCTCATCCAGTACGCCCAGAGAAGGGTGTGCAAGTGTGATAACTGAAAGCTTAACTCCAACCCAACCTACGATAACAAAAGCAGCTACTTCAAGACCAGGACGGGAATGCAACAATTTAACGAAGAAGGAAGCGGCAAATCGCATAATCACGAGACCGATGAATCCTCCCAAGAAAATAACGATAAACTGTCCGCCGTCCAGACCACCAATAGGTGCTAATCCACTTGGCGGCAACGCAACAGCAAGTGCAACAGCGGCCAAGATGGAGTCTACAGCAAATGCAATGTCCGCTACTTCTACCTTGAAGACTGTCATCCAGAAGCCAGCTTGCTTCTTCGGTTTCTTCGGGGACTGATCAGCAGCTTCATCGGTTTTGTTACGACTACCCATTATCTTCTTAACGATATGGTTGATGGAGATATACAAGAGATACAGCGCACCAATCGCTTGAACCTGCCACACATCAACGAGGAACGAGATTAGGAACAACGATCCCAAACGGAATATAAATGCTCCTAACAAACCATAAAACAACGCCTTTTTGCGTTTATCATCTGGTAAATGTTTAACCATGATCGCGAGCACCAATGCATTATCTGCTGCCAGCAATCCCTCCAGGACAACTAAGACGGCAAGTACCCATCCATACTCCAATAATAATGACAACTCCAAAATTGACTCCTCCTTAGTATCCTTATGATGTACAAAAAAAAGGACCTTTACCATCGCTGGTAAAGATCCTTTTTATCCACAAAAAGAGACCTTTACCCAGCATAAAAACTTGGTAAAGGTCTCGCTAACAACAAATTGCTGCCAATAAAGCCGGGGATAAATCCCGAATTGACGACTTTACTGTGAAAGCTACTCCCCTTTAACATCAGGATATGTAGTTTTTAGATGAAACAGGCTTCAATAACCTGTTCCCATCATATTCATAACGTTAATTAAAGTCAAGCTTTATTTAACGAACCATTTTGCGAAAAACCACAAAGTCATATACAAAATTTCCGAGCGGAATAAACGAAATGAAGAATAGCGCCAATGATCGGCGTATACGCCATTTTTGCGAAGTATGCATGCTGACCACAATCAGCAGATACAACAAGAAAAGAAAACCATACAGATTACCAAACCACGTCACAGCCTGCGGCATAATCCCGGCATTCTTCAATGGAAAAGCAACAAAAAGCAATAACAAATAAGAGAGTCCCTGCAACCACATTAGCAATCGAAAGCGACCCATTGTTGAATGTAACATGTCTTTCCTCCTGGCTTCATACCTATACCTAAATATGATCTCATATTCAGTACCATTGCATCCAACCAGTATACCACATTAAACATTGCTTACTCCCAACTACGCTCGGTGGGAATGTTATCCATAGCATAAGCTTTTGAACCAAAAGCCTTAGTAGCACATAGGATATGACGAAGATTGTTTACGCTGGAGGGACAAGGAGGAGACAGGTTGATGAAAATAGCTATGGTTGCACCGGAAAAACT
This genomic interval carries:
- a CDS encoding DUF3817 domain-containing protein, with translation MLHSTMGRFRLLMWLQGLSYLLLLFVAFPLKNAGIMPQAVTWFGNLYGFLFLLYLLIVVSMHTSQKWRIRRSLALFFISFIPLGNFVYDFVVFRKMVR
- a CDS encoding TerC family protein, with the translated sequence MELSLLLEYGWVLAVLVVLEGLLAADNALVLAIMVKHLPDDKRKKALFYGLLGAFIFRLGSLFLISFLVDVWQVQAIGALYLLYISINHIVKKIMGSRNKTDEAADQSPKKPKKQAGFWMTVFKVEVADIAFAVDSILAAVALAVALPPSGLAPIGGLDGGQFIVIFLGGFIGLVIMRFAASFFVKLLHSRPGLEVAAFVIVGWVGVKLSVITLAHPSLGVLDEHFPENKIWKFGFYIVLIAIAVCGWFFSSKVPEKENENPVEELEQQAGK